The genome window CTGTTCGAACGCGTCCGCCGTTTTCCGTTCGGTAGGAGTTCGGGGTGGCGCACCGTTGAGGCGTCGCTACCGCGAGCCGAAGAGAACTCATCGCTCGGACGACGACGAACCTCGCTCGGTTCCGAAGCGGTGTCGAAACGGACATCAGCCGAGCAACTGCAGCTATCGCATGCGACGCAGAACGGTCCTCTCGGGAATCGCCTCCACCTCCTTCCCCCTCCTCGCCGGGTGTTCGACGCTCGAAGGCACCGCCCCCTCGTACCGACTCGCTTCGGTCGTCGTCCAGAACCGAGACGCCGAAGAACACGACGTCACCGTCGGAGTCACCGAGGGCGACTCGCTCGTCTTCCTCGACTCCGGCGTCGCGTCGGCGGGCGAGTGGAGCGACGGGAGCCTCGAACGGGAGGGTGGCCTCGTCTTCGAACCGCCGCTCGCGGAGTCGGGAGAGTACGCGGTCCACGTCCGAGTAGACGACGGCCCGCTACGTAGCGTTCCGACCGAGGGGGTCGTCGAGGACGACGGCTGTCTCGGCGTGCGCCCGACCGTCGAACGCGGCGGCGGCTCTCACTTCTCCTACGTCTACGAGGGCTGTGCAGAAAACGGAGCGTGAGTTGCGTCGAAAAGCAGACGCGGAATCACCGACGTAGCGGCCGGACCGCCGTCGCCACGCCGGGGAAGCCGTCGTACGCCCAGAGACCGAAGACGAACGCCGCCAGCGTCAACTCGAAGGCCAGGAGCAGGCTCACGTCGAGTCGGACGATGTCGACCAGCCACCGGGCGAGGTAGTAGACGACGAGTTCCAGCGACCCGGCTTCGGGGGCCGCACCGGTGTTGTTGACCAGCGGCCACAACAGCGGGTCGAACGAGAGGGCATCACCCTCGACGAGCGGGTAGATGACGTCGCCGACGAGGTGCGAGAGGTGGCCGACGACGAACGCCGCGCCCCACATCACGCCGCCGAGCCGCTTTGCGAGGAGCAGCGCCGCGACGGCGAAGACGGGCACGAGAAAGACCGAGTGCGCGAGCCCGTACCCCGTCGGCACGACGCCGAAGGTCCACGAGAGCGGCTTGTCGACCAGGTCGGGAAACTGCGTCGCCGCCGCGAGGACGAACACTTCGGGGCCCGTCGGACTCCGTCCGGTCGTGTGTCGAAACAGCGAGTAGAGCACGTAGCCGAAGGCGAGATGTTCCCAGGGCCACATCAGCGGGTGCCCGTAGACCGGGTCGATGCTGTGAGAGCGTCCGCGGCGAGCGCCGCGTCACCCGCATCGCTTCCCGAGGCGGACGGACCCGCGAGCGACCCGTTCTGTCCGCCACCGCCGGAGACGGTGACGTACAGTTTGAGACTCCGATACGCGTTCTCAACCGACGGGTCTGCGGGTGCGTCGCCCCGGTACAACAGCAGCGAGAACCGAACGTCGCCGGACATCGACGGCGTCACCGTCACGTCGCGGGTGACGTTCTCTCTGGAGTCGAGCGTGAGGTCCGTCGACCCGATCTGTTCGGATTCGGTCACCGTCGTCTC of Haloprofundus halophilus contains these proteins:
- a CDS encoding metal-dependent hydrolase, which gives rise to MWPWEHLAFGYVLYSLFRHTTGRSPTGPEVFVLAAATQFPDLVDKPLSWTFGVVPTGYGLAHSVFLVPVFAVAALLLAKRLGGVMWGAAFVVGHLSHLVGDVIYPLVEGDALSFDPLLWPLVNNTGAAPEAGSLELVVYYLARWLVDIVRLDVSLLLAFELTLAAFVFGLWAYDGFPGVATAVRPLRR